The Deltaproteobacteria bacterium genome window below encodes:
- a CDS encoding CoA transferase — translation MSDDARTLGPLHGVRVVDASRMIPGAVLARGLAALGAEVIKLEDPRGGDPMRAMAPLRGGIGVGFALYYAGCKSVVARLGTPAGNAALEALVADTDVFVESFRAGTLARWGLAPETLRARHPRLVTVSLPGFPTEGTAADAVAHDLNALARTGLLERLGECADVPRVQLADVTCGLLAQSAVLAALLERVRTGVGRHHEQPLCSGALPHLTWPWSDAAASGAIGASEHLIGGRRPAYAIYRCQDGRRVAVGCLEPKFWVQLCALMGLPEHADAGLRDDDDGKAARAAIAARFADASAQTWAHRCAAQGLPVDVVAEVAELARPQATHTELAPRSWLGPLIGQIPMPDGGAITVPSQALGALERAPVGAAPRLGEHTRALLLACGATEATICECLAPQA, via the coding sequence ATGTCCGACGACGCCCGCACGCTCGGTCCACTGCACGGGGTCCGCGTGGTCGATGCCTCGCGCATGATCCCGGGGGCCGTGCTCGCGCGCGGGCTCGCGGCGCTCGGCGCCGAGGTCATCAAGCTCGAGGATCCCCGCGGCGGCGATCCGATGCGCGCGATGGCACCGCTGCGTGGCGGCATCGGCGTCGGCTTCGCGCTCTACTACGCCGGCTGCAAGTCCGTGGTCGCTCGGCTCGGGACCCCGGCGGGCAACGCCGCGCTCGAGGCCCTGGTCGCGGACACCGATGTCTTCGTCGAGAGCTTCCGCGCCGGCACACTGGCCCGCTGGGGGCTCGCGCCCGAGACCCTGCGCGCGCGACATCCACGGCTGGTGACGGTGTCGCTGCCGGGGTTTCCGACCGAGGGCACCGCCGCCGACGCGGTCGCCCACGATCTCAACGCGCTGGCGCGGACCGGCCTGCTCGAGCGACTGGGCGAGTGCGCCGATGTCCCGCGCGTGCAGCTGGCCGATGTCACCTGCGGCCTGCTCGCGCAATCGGCCGTGCTCGCAGCGTTGCTCGAGCGCGTGCGCACCGGCGTCGGTCGTCACCACGAGCAGCCTCTGTGCTCGGGCGCCCTGCCCCACCTGACGTGGCCGTGGAGCGACGCCGCCGCGAGCGGTGCGATCGGTGCGAGCGAGCACCTCATCGGTGGGCGGCGTCCGGCCTACGCGATCTACCGCTGCCAAGACGGGCGGCGCGTCGCGGTCGGGTGCCTCGAGCCGAAGTTCTGGGTGCAGCTGTGCGCGCTGATGGGGCTGCCCGAGCACGCCGACGCGGGTCTGCGCGATGACGACGACGGCAAGGCCGCCCGCGCCGCCATCGCGGCACGCTTCGCCGACGCCAGCGCACAGACCTGGGCCCACCGCTGCGCGGCCCAGGGCCTGCCGGTCGACGTCGTCGCGGAGGTGGCCGAGCTCGCGCGACCGCAGGCGACACACACCGAGTTGGCGCCGCGATCGTGGCTGGGCCCACTCATCGGGCAGATTCCGATGCCCGACGGCGGCGCGATCACGGTGCCCTCGCAGGCACTCGGCGCACTCGAGCGCGCCCCCGTAGGGGCGGCACCGCGCCTGGGCGAGCACACGCGCGCGCTGCTGCTCGCCTGCGGCGCGACCGAGGCCACGATCTGCGAGTGCCTCGCGCCGCAAGCGTGA
- a CDS encoding DnaJ domain-containing protein: MEWDLSARVIVEPSIRVDTLPLSPTEFFLWTRIQGPISVGDLLRGAGMPADQAQAGLARLLELGAARLEAPPPRARPTPTTLAERRRLTLVAQLGAARAAPVPGADAPRGGAPTTSAGASSSSSSSSSSAPDELAPPPWPRVGPDDLRLQNDHALPIEEQRRVLALVDRLEDLSPYEILGLWPTHDMKAIKRAYHEVSREFHPDSYYGHQLGDFREHLSTLFHRATAAYQALDDLEVRDPYVDAEIARRAELRRRAHLQDEAKRQQAALREAQAEAEAAARRHERAVLRAHRQRDALDVRVQLQLEQHMAEAAEAERQGNLARAANSWRLALQLKPGDAVLEGHWVRCRDVARSKRAAEAFARAMTMREVGQGADAVGLLVEAAEAHGTLEHLAHAAEAIAPKDPGLARKFALGALEVLRAEQSAGATSRRPPELARLHILLARAFQGAGQIHTAKEQAQVANKLRPNDPEIRALLNSLKLP; the protein is encoded by the coding sequence ATGGAGTGGGACCTGTCCGCGCGGGTGATCGTCGAGCCGTCGATTCGAGTCGACACGCTGCCGTTGTCGCCGACGGAGTTCTTCCTGTGGACGCGGATCCAGGGCCCGATCAGCGTCGGTGATCTGCTGCGCGGCGCCGGCATGCCTGCCGACCAGGCGCAGGCCGGACTCGCGCGCCTGCTCGAGCTCGGGGCCGCGCGGCTGGAGGCCCCGCCGCCGCGCGCCCGACCCACGCCGACCACGCTCGCGGAGCGTCGGCGCCTCACGCTGGTGGCCCAGCTCGGGGCGGCACGGGCCGCACCGGTGCCGGGCGCGGACGCGCCCCGCGGCGGCGCCCCGACGACGTCGGCGGGTGCGTCGTCGTCGTCGTCGTCGTCGTCGTCGAGCGCGCCCGACGAGCTCGCGCCGCCGCCGTGGCCACGGGTGGGGCCCGACGATCTGCGGCTGCAGAACGATCACGCGCTGCCGATCGAGGAGCAGCGCCGCGTGCTCGCGCTGGTCGACCGCCTCGAGGACCTCTCGCCCTACGAGATCCTCGGCCTGTGGCCGACCCACGACATGAAGGCGATCAAGCGCGCCTACCACGAGGTCAGCCGCGAGTTCCATCCCGACTCGTACTACGGTCACCAGCTGGGCGACTTCCGCGAGCACCTCTCGACGCTGTTCCACCGCGCGACCGCGGCCTACCAAGCGCTCGATGATCTCGAGGTCCGTGACCCGTATGTGGACGCCGAGATCGCACGTCGCGCGGAGCTGCGCCGTCGCGCACACCTGCAGGACGAGGCCAAGCGCCAGCAGGCGGCGCTGCGCGAGGCCCAGGCCGAGGCCGAGGCCGCTGCGCGACGCCACGAACGCGCAGTGCTCCGCGCCCATCGTCAGCGCGACGCACTCGATGTGCGGGTGCAGCTGCAGCTCGAGCAGCACATGGCCGAGGCCGCCGAGGCCGAACGCCAGGGCAACCTCGCCCGGGCGGCGAACTCGTGGCGCTTGGCGTTGCAGCTCAAGCCCGGCGACGCCGTGCTCGAGGGCCACTGGGTGCGATGTCGCGACGTCGCCCGCAGCAAGCGCGCGGCCGAGGCGTTCGCGCGCGCGATGACCATGCGCGAGGTCGGGCAGGGCGCAGACGCGGTGGGGCTGCTGGTCGAGGCCGCCGAGGCCCACGGCACGCTCGAACACCTCGCCCATGCGGCCGAGGCCATCGCCCCCAAGGATCCCGGGCTCGCCCGCAAGTTCGCGCTCGGGGCCCTCGAAGTGCTGCGGGCGGAGCAGTCCGCGGGTGCCACATCACGGCGTCCGCCAGAGCTCGCCCGCCTGCACATACTGCTCGCACGTGCATTCCAGGGTGCGGGTCAGATCCACACCGCGAAGGAACAAGCGCAGGTCGCCAACAAGCTGCGGCCGAACGATCCCGAGATCCGCGCCCTTCTCAATTCACTGAAGTTGCCATAG
- a CDS encoding IS1182 family transposase translates to MLWKVPTKLSAEEQRLVARMRKPSRFFVFLREIRAELFTPEFQEELARAYEPRGQEPVPPALLAMVVLLQAYTQTSDAAAVEEAEMNPRWQLVLGLLGEEKAPFGQGSLPRFRERMAAHDLDRRLLERTVELAKRTGGFGWQKLKAAFDSSPLRGRGRVADTWNLIGQAMGKLVSALAKIAAVEEDTIIAEARLTLLQGSSIKAALDIDWDDHDQRSEALQRLVGEAQALLDWARARAPDAMKEREVEQAAVLLERVLHQDTEPDPERPRRVRIRKGVAEDRVCSVGDPEMRHGRKTRSQAFNGYKRYIATSIDAPLVLAAEARPANQPEREAVPSLVDQVAPYGELDELFIDRGFLAHPEIAALDRDGVQVRCRPWREQNKHGRFGKSAFKIDLRRRLVTCPSGKQAEYSANTPTAYFGAETCDRCRLRARCTDAKAGRAIRIHPHESLHRKLEARRATEHGRQHLRARVVVEHRLARIGGLQSDRARYKGARKNTLDLRRHAAVANLIELQAALAA, encoded by the coding sequence ATGCTGTGGAAGGTCCCTACGAAGCTGAGCGCCGAGGAGCAGCGGCTGGTGGCGCGCATGCGCAAGCCGAGCCGCTTCTTCGTGTTCCTGCGAGAGATCCGAGCCGAGCTGTTCACGCCGGAGTTCCAAGAGGAGCTCGCTCGGGCTTACGAGCCGCGCGGTCAAGAGCCCGTACCGCCGGCGCTGCTGGCGATGGTCGTGCTGTTGCAGGCGTACACCCAGACGAGCGACGCCGCTGCGGTCGAAGAAGCCGAGATGAATCCGCGCTGGCAGCTCGTGCTGGGGCTACTTGGCGAAGAGAAGGCTCCGTTCGGGCAGGGTAGTCTGCCGCGCTTCCGCGAGCGGATGGCCGCGCACGACCTCGACCGCAGATTGCTCGAGCGCACCGTCGAGCTCGCGAAGAGGACTGGCGGCTTCGGTTGGCAGAAGCTCAAGGCCGCGTTCGACTCATCGCCGCTGCGAGGTCGCGGCCGCGTCGCTGACACCTGGAACTTGATCGGACAGGCGATGGGTAAGCTCGTCAGTGCACTTGCGAAGATCGCCGCGGTCGAGGAGGACACGATCATCGCCGAAGCCAGGCTCACGCTGCTGCAGGGCAGCAGCATCAAGGCTGCACTGGACATCGACTGGGATGATCATGACCAGCGTAGTGAAGCGCTGCAACGACTCGTCGGTGAAGCACAGGCGCTGCTGGACTGGGCACGCGCTCGGGCTCCCGACGCGATGAAAGAGCGTGAGGTCGAGCAGGCCGCGGTTCTGCTCGAGCGCGTCCTCCACCAAGATACCGAGCCCGATCCCGAGCGACCGAGACGAGTACGGATCCGCAAGGGCGTCGCTGAAGACCGCGTCTGCTCCGTCGGCGACCCGGAGATGCGCCACGGCCGAAAAACCCGCTCACAGGCCTTCAACGGCTACAAGCGCTACATCGCGACTTCGATCGACGCGCCGCTCGTGCTCGCAGCCGAAGCGCGACCCGCCAACCAACCCGAACGCGAGGCTGTACCCTCACTCGTTGACCAAGTAGCGCCCTACGGCGAGCTCGACGAGCTCTTCATCGACCGCGGCTTTCTTGCACATCCCGAGATCGCCGCGCTCGATCGAGACGGTGTGCAAGTCCGTTGTCGTCCCTGGCGCGAGCAGAACAAGCATGGACGCTTCGGCAAGAGCGCCTTCAAGATCGACCTTCGCCGACGACTCGTGACTTGTCCGTCTGGCAAACAGGCCGAGTACTCCGCCAACACTCCCACCGCGTACTTCGGTGCCGAGACCTGCGATCGCTGTCGCCTACGAGCGCGATGCACTGATGCCAAGGCTGGTCGCGCGATCCGAATCCACCCCCATGAGAGCCTGCATCGCAAACTCGAGGCTCGCAGAGCGACTGAGCACGGACGACAGCATCTTCGCGCTCGAGTCGTCGTCGAGCACAGGCTCGCACGCATCGGCGGCCTCCAGAGCGACCGCGCGCGATACAAGGGCGCCCGCAAGAACACGCTCGACCTCCGGCGCCACGCCGCCGTCGCCAACCTCATCGAGCTGCAGGCCGCACTTGCCGCGTGA
- the dnaK gene encoding molecular chaperone DnaK — MDNVVGIDLGTTNTCVAIVEDGVPTVIPNKGGYKTTPSMVALSESGKRLVGHIAKRQAVTNAMNTVYAAKRLIGRRWDSPAARAVLQSAPFTIVEGPHGDVRIKLREQVYSVPEISAFILQEMKLIAEQYLGGAVERAVITVPAYFNDNQRQATKDAGRIAGLDVIRIINEPTAAALAYGFGKDLERRVAVYDLGGGTFDISVLDIGKGVFEVVSTAGDTFLGGEDFDLRVMDRLTQAFQEKTGVDVGDDRMAMQRIKDAAEKGRCELSVARETLIDLPFLYTTPSGQTFHMQETLTRDELEELTRDLVDRTIMICEKTLREASIDRGDLDDVILVGGMTRMPLIQSRVAEFFGLEPCKGVHPDEVVALGAAIQAAALVDDSIDVLLLDVTPHSLGIMTVGGRFHKLIEQNSTVPTSASHLFTTVRDFQTSVKILVLQGESDKAAENELLGEFILSGLRKAPAAEVEVEVTFSISADGLVSVSAKDLETGHEQSITVTATSGLTEDELQKLVEHSQNYMVEVRASEEFERQRQQAERLIAEVRELFPQVQGIMSGTSFGRDAIAKAEGVLKRADTEIHSQDTRSLEEVIESLERTLNMFRGVVSKTGLS, encoded by the coding sequence ATGGACAACGTCGTCGGCATCGATCTCGGCACCACGAACACCTGTGTCGCCATCGTGGAGGACGGGGTCCCCACGGTCATCCCGAACAAGGGCGGCTACAAGACCACGCCGTCGATGGTGGCGCTCTCCGAGAGCGGCAAGCGGCTGGTCGGCCACATCGCCAAGCGACAGGCGGTGACCAACGCGATGAACACGGTGTACGCGGCCAAGCGGCTCATCGGCCGCCGTTGGGACTCGCCGGCCGCGCGCGCGGTGCTGCAGTCGGCGCCGTTCACGATCGTCGAGGGGCCCCACGGCGACGTCCGCATCAAGCTGCGCGAGCAGGTCTACAGCGTGCCGGAGATCAGCGCCTTCATCCTGCAGGAGATGAAGCTCATCGCCGAGCAGTACCTCGGCGGTGCGGTGGAGCGCGCGGTCATCACGGTGCCGGCGTACTTCAACGACAACCAGCGCCAGGCCACCAAGGACGCCGGCCGCATCGCGGGACTCGACGTCATCCGCATCATCAACGAGCCCACCGCCGCTGCGCTCGCATACGGCTTCGGCAAGGACCTCGAGCGCCGCGTGGCGGTCTACGACCTCGGCGGCGGCACCTTCGACATCTCGGTGCTCGACATCGGCAAGGGCGTGTTCGAGGTGGTGTCGACCGCCGGCGACACGTTCCTCGGCGGCGAGGACTTCGACCTGCGCGTGATGGATCGCCTGACGCAGGCCTTCCAGGAGAAGACCGGCGTCGACGTCGGTGACGATCGCATGGCGATGCAGCGCATCAAGGACGCGGCCGAGAAGGGCCGCTGCGAGCTGTCGGTCGCGCGCGAGACCCTCATCGATCTCCCGTTCCTGTACACCACGCCGAGCGGGCAGACCTTCCACATGCAGGAGACCCTGACCCGCGACGAGCTCGAGGAGCTGACGCGCGACCTGGTCGACCGCACGATCATGATCTGCGAGAAGACCCTGCGCGAGGCCAGCATCGATCGCGGTGACCTCGACGACGTCATCCTGGTCGGCGGCATGACGCGCATGCCGCTCATCCAGTCGCGGGTGGCCGAGTTCTTCGGGCTCGAGCCCTGCAAGGGCGTGCACCCCGACGAGGTCGTCGCGCTCGGCGCTGCGATCCAGGCCGCCGCGCTGGTCGACGATAGCATCGACGTGCTGCTGCTCGACGTGACGCCGCACAGCCTCGGCATCATGACGGTGGGCGGTCGCTTCCACAAACTCATCGAGCAGAACAGCACCGTGCCGACCAGCGCGTCGCACTTGTTCACCACGGTGCGCGACTTCCAGACCTCGGTGAAGATCCTCGTGCTGCAGGGCGAGAGCGACAAAGCGGCGGAGAACGAGTTGCTGGGCGAGTTCATCCTCTCGGGCCTGCGCAAGGCACCGGCCGCCGAGGTCGAGGTCGAGGTGACGTTCTCGATCTCCGCCGACGGCCTCGTCAGCGTGTCGGCCAAGGACCTCGAGACCGGCCACGAGCAGAGCATCACGGTGACCGCGACCTCGGGCCTCACCGAGGACGAGCTGCAGAAGCTGGTCGAGCACAGCCAGAACTACATGGTCGAGGTGCGCGCCTCCGAGGAGTTCGAGCGCCAGCGGCAGCAGGCCGAGCGCCTCATCGCCGAGGTTCGCGAGCTGTTCCCGCAGGTGCAGGGCATCATGAGCGGGACCAGCTTCGGCCGCGACGCGATCGCCAAGGCCGAGGGTGTGCTCAAGCGTGCGGACACCGAGATCCACTCGCAGGACACTCGCAGCCTCGAAGAGGTGATCGAGAGCCTCGAGCGCACGCTCAACATGTTCCGCGGCGTGGTCAGCAAGACCGGCCTCAGCTGA
- a CDS encoding IS5 family transposase, translated as MVVSCSTRSSGCCELGLRGETYRSASAHGRPPGTSSTSGRRTRRSTAYFGDCGASPSRTTRTPPSCGASTGHRFELRAAAAAGGKRSDPQEPADHALGRSRGGWGTKIHILCDVEGHPLHFELSAGQAHDGPMLAPVLQGADEALHDDRGVVMEWPLALAGDKGYRAEWIDRYLLALGITPVIPTKHNETRALRPVAFNKRLYRRRSIVECLIGWLKESRRVVTRFEKTAINFGGMVRLAFIHRYLRIFGA; from the coding sequence ATCGTCGTCTCATGCTCGACGCGATCTTCTGGGTGTTGCGAACTGGGGCTCCGTGGCGAGACCTACCGGAGTGCTTCGGCCCATGGTCGACCGCCTGGGACTTCTTCGACAAGTGGACGAAGGACGAGACGTTCGACCGCGTACTTCGGCGATTGCGGAGCATCGCCGTCCCGCACGACGCGGACCCCTCCGAGTTGTGGTGCATCGACGGGACATCGATTCGAGCTGCGCGCTGCAGCAGCGGCGGGGGGAAAAAGATCCGATCCGCAGGAGCCAGCGGATCACGCTCTGGGGCGCTCCCGCGGGGGCTGGGGCACGAAGATCCACATCCTGTGTGACGTTGAGGGCCACCCACTCCACTTCGAGCTCAGCGCCGGACAAGCCCACGACGGACCGATGCTCGCGCCGGTCCTTCAAGGTGCTGACGAAGCACTGCATGATGATCGAGGTGTCGTCATGGAGTGGCCGTTGGCACTCGCAGGCGACAAGGGCTACCGCGCGGAGTGGATCGATAGGTATCTCCTCGCCCTGGGGATCACACCGGTGATCCCCACGAAGCACAACGAGACTCGAGCGCTGCGCCCGGTCGCCTTCAACAAGCGCCTCTACAGGCGCCGCAGCATCGTCGAGTGCCTCATCGGCTGGCTCAAGGAGTCGCGACGCGTGGTGACCCGCTTCGAGAAGACCGCCATCAACTTCGGCGGGATGGTCCGGCTTGCCTTCATCCACCGCTATCTACGCATCTTCGGGGCTTGA
- a CDS encoding IS630 family transposase, translated as MNVRYIVELTEDEREGLRERLGRGTERARKHTRAQILLACDRGLSDEETAQVLGCGTATIYRVKKRFVEEGLDAALSDRARPRPERKLSGREEAVLIALACSKPPTGRKCWTLELLAGEVVQLVDHDSISRETVRRRLSENDLKPWQKKMWCIPCVDAEFVERMEDVLDLYAETPDPKRPVVSFDEKPYQLIGETRASVRAKPGQPARIDYEYTRNGTVNIFVMVDAHRPWRHAKVTDQRTSIDFAECMRDLVDVHYPNADVIRVVLDNLSTHRAKNLYDAFPAPEARRILRRLEFHHTPKHASWLNMVEIEIGVLSGQCLDRRIPDRAMLEVHVDAWSAARNRDGHRINWMFRVDDARRKLGHAYPKPLFDTPLPAAA; from the coding sequence ATGAACGTCCGCTACATCGTAGAGCTGACCGAAGACGAGCGCGAAGGTCTTCGAGAACGGCTCGGTCGAGGCACTGAGCGAGCGCGCAAGCACACGCGTGCGCAGATCCTGCTCGCGTGTGATCGAGGTCTCTCGGATGAGGAGACCGCGCAAGTGCTCGGCTGCGGCACGGCGACGATCTACCGAGTGAAGAAGCGGTTCGTCGAGGAAGGACTCGATGCAGCGCTCAGCGATCGTGCTCGGCCCAGGCCGGAGCGGAAACTCTCAGGACGCGAGGAAGCCGTCCTCATCGCGCTGGCATGCTCGAAGCCGCCAACCGGTCGCAAGTGCTGGACCCTCGAGCTTCTCGCGGGCGAGGTCGTGCAACTCGTCGACCACGACAGCATCTCTCGCGAAACTGTCCGGCGGAGGCTCTCCGAGAACGATCTCAAGCCCTGGCAGAAGAAGATGTGGTGCATCCCGTGTGTCGATGCCGAGTTCGTCGAGCGTATGGAGGACGTGCTCGACCTCTACGCTGAGACGCCCGATCCGAAGCGGCCGGTCGTCTCCTTCGACGAGAAGCCGTACCAGTTGATTGGCGAGACACGTGCGTCCGTCCGAGCGAAGCCGGGCCAACCCGCGCGCATCGACTACGAGTACACACGCAACGGAACCGTCAACATCTTCGTCATGGTCGACGCGCATCGGCCATGGCGACACGCCAAGGTTACCGACCAGCGCACGAGCATCGACTTCGCCGAGTGCATGCGCGACCTCGTTGACGTTCACTACCCGAACGCCGACGTCATCCGCGTCGTACTCGACAATCTGAGCACGCACCGCGCGAAGAACCTGTACGACGCCTTCCCCGCCCCGGAAGCCCGCCGCATCCTTCGACGGCTCGAGTTCCATCACACACCCAAGCATGCGAGCTGGCTCAACATGGTCGAGATCGAGATCGGCGTGCTCAGCGGGCAGTGCCTCGACCGGCGCATTCCCGACCGCGCGATGCTCGAAGTCCACGTCGACGCGTGGTCCGCCGCACGCAACCGCGACGGCCATCGCATCAACTGGATGTTCCGAGTCGACGACGCACGGCGGAAGCTTGGCCACGCCTACCCGAAGCCGCTCTTCGACACGCCGTTGCCGGCCGCCGCGTGA
- a CDS encoding endonuclease/exonuclease/phosphatase family protein: MAQRDDAVELTVVSWNVHKCIGGVDRRYRPERVCETLGHYRPDFVLLQEVDDGAARSDYHRQVDLLGDALGLRHRTWFANHALRQGGSYGNAILSRFPLMDTRNIDLTVAGRKARSVLHGRFRVHVRDRLRTVHVFNLHLGLLERDRRVQLERFLLEHPFAGLHERTPIVVGGDFNDVWGTLGPELLQPAGFRAWPRRWPTFPAVAPVRALDGIYVRGDVQLADLRPGVIALARRASDHLPLVGRLRL, translated from the coding sequence ATGGCACAGCGTGACGACGCGGTCGAGCTGACCGTGGTCAGCTGGAACGTGCACAAGTGCATCGGCGGGGTCGACCGCCGCTACCGCCCCGAGCGGGTGTGCGAGACGCTCGGCCACTACCGGCCCGACTTCGTGCTGCTGCAGGAGGTCGACGATGGCGCCGCGCGGTCGGACTACCACCGCCAGGTCGACCTGCTCGGCGACGCGTTGGGCCTGCGTCACCGCACGTGGTTCGCCAACCATGCCCTGCGGCAGGGCGGGTCGTACGGCAACGCGATCCTCAGCCGCTTCCCGCTGATGGACACGCGCAACATCGACCTCACGGTCGCCGGGCGCAAGGCACGAAGCGTGCTGCACGGCCGCTTCCGCGTGCACGTGCGCGACCGTCTGCGTACGGTGCACGTGTTCAACCTCCACCTCGGGTTGCTCGAGCGCGACCGCAGGGTCCAGCTCGAGCGCTTCCTGCTCGAGCACCCGTTCGCGGGGCTGCACGAGCGCACGCCCATCGTCGTCGGCGGCGACTTCAACGATGTGTGGGGCACGCTGGGGCCGGAGCTGCTGCAGCCCGCGGGCTTCCGCGCGTGGCCGCGACGGTGGCCGACGTTCCCGGCGGTGGCGCCGGTGCGGGCACTCGATGGCATCTACGTGCGGGGCGACGTGCAGCTCGCCGACCTCCGACCGGGTGTGATCGCGCTGGCGCGACGGGCGTCCGATCATCTGCCGCTGGTCGGCCGCCTGCGACTGTGA
- a CDS encoding sigma-70 family RNA polymerase sigma factor — MVDPAPSDDASDEALMAAHVAGDRVAFTRLFDRWAPRLRQTFARSGARRDEANDLVQQTFLQLHRARADFKPGALLRPWLYTIALNLRRQQLRRAGRKPETALGERAEQVAVAGDDPDASLMGRVVHAALASLPEAQREVIVLHWFEGLSFREVGEIVGATQTAVKVRAHRGYAKLRAELEAAGVTAADATSYAGAGE; from the coding sequence ATGGTCGATCCAGCGCCCAGCGACGACGCGAGCGACGAGGCGCTGATGGCCGCCCATGTCGCGGGCGATCGCGTCGCATTCACGCGCTTGTTCGACCGCTGGGCGCCGCGTCTGCGGCAGACCTTTGCGCGCAGCGGTGCCCGCCGCGACGAGGCCAACGACCTCGTGCAGCAGACCTTCTTGCAGCTGCATCGTGCGCGCGCCGATTTCAAGCCGGGCGCGCTGCTGCGACCGTGGCTCTACACCATCGCGCTCAACCTCCGCCGCCAGCAGCTGCGTCGGGCCGGGCGCAAGCCCGAGACCGCGCTGGGCGAGCGCGCCGAGCAGGTCGCCGTCGCCGGCGACGATCCCGATGCCTCGCTCATGGGGCGGGTCGTGCACGCCGCGCTGGCGAGCCTGCCGGAGGCGCAGCGCGAGGTCATCGTGTTGCACTGGTTCGAAGGGCTGTCGTTCCGCGAGGTCGGGGAGATCGTGGGGGCGACCCAGACGGCGGTGAAGGTGCGCGCGCACCGGGGCTACGCGAAGCTGCGCGCCGAGCTCGAAGCGGCCGGGGTAACCGCGGCCGATGCCACGTCATATGCTGGGGCGGGCGAGTAG